The proteins below come from a single Azospirillum thiophilum genomic window:
- a CDS encoding DMT family transporter: MTVFASPPMGTSPRLQVPTNRLLLGAGFMLLSALLFGIGNAAVRWASTVMDPLEVVFFRNLFSLLWMLPWALTAGAPACRAVLAERRLLPYLTRAVTSLCAMAAWFYAIAHLPLPTATAVSFAIPLFVTAGAALVLGERVRLRRWAAVCAGFAGVLIVLRPGGTPVDLAFTALFVHCVAAATTVLQMRALSRRDGALVVVTFLGLLVTPMALVPALFVWTWPSWSVLGALALLGGLLTLGQLAMTRALALAESSAMMPYDYARLPFTAFVAWLAFDQTMDLWGWVGAAVIAASALYTMHRDVADERKAAALGSAQAD; this comes from the coding sequence GTGACCGTTTTCGCCTCGCCGCCCATGGGCACCAGCCCGCGCCTGCAGGTGCCGACGAACCGGCTGCTGTTGGGTGCCGGTTTCATGCTGCTTTCGGCATTGCTGTTTGGGATCGGCAATGCGGCGGTGCGGTGGGCATCCACCGTCATGGACCCTCTGGAGGTCGTGTTCTTCCGCAACCTGTTCAGCCTCCTGTGGATGCTGCCCTGGGCATTGACGGCGGGGGCGCCCGCCTGCCGTGCGGTTCTGGCGGAACGGCGGCTGCTCCCTTATCTGACGCGGGCGGTGACCAGCCTCTGCGCGATGGCGGCCTGGTTCTACGCCATTGCCCATCTGCCGTTGCCGACCGCGACGGCGGTCAGCTTCGCCATCCCGCTGTTCGTCACGGCCGGGGCCGCGCTGGTTCTGGGCGAGCGGGTGCGGCTGCGGCGCTGGGCTGCGGTGTGCGCCGGTTTCGCCGGCGTGCTGATCGTCCTGCGGCCGGGCGGAACGCCGGTCGATCTGGCATTCACGGCGCTGTTCGTCCATTGCGTCGCCGCCGCCACCACCGTTCTGCAGATGCGGGCGCTGAGCCGCAGGGACGGCGCGCTGGTGGTCGTCACCTTCCTGGGCCTGCTGGTCACGCCGATGGCGCTGGTGCCGGCGCTGTTCGTCTGGACTTGGCCGAGTTGGAGCGTGTTGGGTGCGCTGGCCCTGCTGGGCGGGCTGCTGACGCTGGGGCAACTGGCGATGACCCGCGCGCTGGCGTTGGCCGAATCCTCGGCGATGATGCCTTACGACTATGCCCGTCTGCCCTTCACCGCGTTTGTCGCCTGGCTTGCCTTTGACCAGACCATGGATCTGTGGGGCTGGGTGGGGGCTGCGGTGATCGCCGCGTCGGCGCTCTATACCATGCACCGTGACGTGGCGGACGAGCGCAAGGCGGCGGCGCTGGGATCGGCGCAGGCCGATTAG
- a CDS encoding YkvA family protein, with the protein MTASPATPQSAAGLPSPGTALAIPDPVRVERDERLVRHRFWQKLRANLHRVPFLEELLAAYFCATDPATPYRAKAILLGALAYFVLPVDAVPDWLLIAGFTDDAAVLAAAIHTVRTNLTPAHWGRAKQALWTEAARSEAGAETGDDRL; encoded by the coding sequence ATGACCGCATCGCCTGCCACTCCCCAATCCGCCGCCGGCCTTCCGTCCCCCGGCACTGCGCTGGCGATTCCCGATCCGGTGCGGGTCGAGCGCGACGAACGGCTGGTCCGCCACCGCTTCTGGCAGAAGCTGCGCGCCAACCTGCATCGCGTCCCCTTCCTGGAGGAATTGCTGGCCGCCTATTTCTGCGCGACCGATCCCGCCACGCCCTACCGGGCGAAGGCGATCCTGCTGGGGGCTTTGGCCTATTTCGTGCTGCCGGTGGACGCCGTGCCCGACTGGCTGCTGATCGCCGGCTTCACCGACGACGCCGCGGTGCTGGCCGCCGCCATCCACACGGTGCGCACGAACCTGACCCCGGCACACTGGGGCCGGGCGAAACAGGCCCTATGGACGGAAGCCGCGCGCAGCGAAGCAGGCGCCGAGACGGGAGACGATCGCCTCTAA